From a region of the Lactuca sativa cultivar Salinas chromosome 4, Lsat_Salinas_v11, whole genome shotgun sequence genome:
- the LOC111876845 gene encoding protein C2-DOMAIN ABA-RELATED 4, with protein MEHFQGLLRVHVHKGVNLAVRDVRTSDPYVVIQMGKHKLKTRVVKKNINPVWDEALTLSVSEPLPVKLEVYDRDTFSLDDKMGDAVFNIQPFLESVKMHLDDLPNGTIITTVKPSKANSLAKESQIIWADGKVIQKMILRLQNVECGEVEIQLSWIDISGSRGV; from the exons ATGGAGCACTTTCAAGGTTTGCTTCGAGTTCATGTTCACAAAGGCGTAAATCTTGCTGTTCGTGATGTCCGTACCAGTGATCCTTATGTTGTTATTCAAATGGGCAAACAT AAATTGAAAACTCGAGTGGTGAAGAAGAACATCAATCCTGTGTGGGATGAAGCGTTGACTCTATCGGTTTCTGAGCCTCTACCGGTCAAACTT GAAGTGTACGACAGAGATACGTTTAGTCTCGATGACAAAATGGGGGATGCAGTGTTCAACATTCAGCCATTCTTAGAATCTGTCAAAATGCATTTGGACGATCTTCCAAACGGCACGATCATCACAACTGTTAAACCGTCAAAGGCCAACAGTCTGGCTAAAGAAAGTCAGATCATATGGGCCGATGGAAAAGTTATTCAAAAGATGATTCTTAGACTTCAAAATGTGGAATGCGGTGAGGTTGAGATTCAGCTGTCGTGGATTGATATTTCGGGCTCTAGAGGGGTGTAG